The Leifsonia sp. ZF2019 DNA segment CACGGTGCTCTCCATGGTGATCGCGGTGCTGCTCGGTGTGCTGCTTGCCGTGATGCGGCAGAGTCCGAACTACATCGTGCGCTGGGCGTCCGGCATCTTCATCTGGATCTTCCGCGGCACGCCGGTGTACGTCCAGCTGGTCTTCTGGGGCCTCCTCTCGACCATCTACAAGACCATCGAGATCGGCATCCCGTTCCAGCAGCCGTGGCTCGTGTTCGAGAGCATCGACCTGTTCGACGTGTTCTGGATCGCCGTCTTCGGACTCGCCCTCAACGAGGCGGCCTACATGGCCGAGATCGTGCGCGCCGGCCTGCTGTCGGTCGACACCGGGCAGAAGGAGGCGTCGACCGCGCTCGGCCTCACGCGGGCGCAGACGATGCGGAAGATCGTCCTCCCCCAGGCGATGCGCGTCATCATCCCGCCGACCGGCAACGAGGTCATCTCGATGCTGAAGACCACGTCGCTCGTCACGGCCGTTCCCTTCAGCCTCGACCTCTACACCCGCTCGCGCGACATCTCGGCCGAGACGCTCAACCCCATCCCCCTGCTGCTGGTCGCTTCGGTCTGGTACCTCGCGTTCACATCGATCATGATGGTCGGCCAGCTCTTCCTCGAACGGCGATTCGCGCGCGGCTTCGACCAGCGCGGCGGCGGCCACGTGCCGGAGCCGATGCCCGATACCGAGGCCGTCAGTGCGACGGCGCCGGGAGGCACGGCGGCGATCGACACCGCCCCGGCCGACCCGACCCACACGGAAGGAGCGGGCAGATGAGCGGCACCGCGACCGGCGCGCTCCCGATGGTGCGCGCAGAGGAGGTCCACAAGGCCTACGGCGACCACCATGTCCTCCGCGGCGTCTCTCTGGACGTGCATCAGGGCGAGGTCGTGTGCGTGATCGGCCCGTCCGGCTCCGGCAAGTCCACCTTCCTGCGCTGCATCAACCACCTCGAGGGCATCGACGGCGGGCGCATCCTCGTCGACGGCTCGCTCATCGGGTACCGGCAGGTGGGCGACCGCCTGCACGATCTCACGCCCACCCAGGCGGCGGCGCAGCGCCGGGACATCGGGATGGTGTTCCAGCGGTTCAACCTGTTCCCGCATCTCTCGGTGCTGGAGAACATCACGACCGCTCCGATCATGGTCGGCGGCCAGAAGCCCGCGCAGGCCGCCGCGCGCGCCCGCGAGCTCCTCGACCGCGTCGGGCTCGGTGCCAAAGCCAACGCCTACCCCGGCCAGCTGTCGGGCGGTCAGCAGCAGCGCGTGGCCATCGCTCGCGCCCTGGCGATGGACCCGAAGCTGATGCTCTTCGACGAGCCCACCTCGGCGCTCGACCCCGAGCTCGTCGGCGAGGTGCTCGACGTGATGAAGGGCCTGGCGCAGTCCGGCATGACGATGGTCGTCGTCACCCACGAGATCGGCTTCGCGCGCGAGGTCGGCGACACCCTCGTCTTCATGGACGGCGGCGTGGTCGTCGAGTCGGGCGACCCCCGCGCCATGATCGCCGACCCCCGACACCAGCGCACCCGCACGTTCCTCTCCCACGTGCTCTGACCGCCCGCGACACGAAACCGCCGCGGCCGCAGGTTCCCTGCGGCCGCGGCGGTTCTCGGCGTCGTCGTCGCGGACGCGGCTACGCGGTGGAGCCGGAGGACTCGGCGCGGAGCTTGGCGATCTCGTACAGGGTGACGCTGACGGCGATGCCGGCGTTCAGCGACTCGGTCGCCGCGCTGATCGGGATGGAGACGACCGCATCGCAGGTCTCGGTGACGAGACGCGAGAGTCCCTTGCCTTCGCTGCCGACCACGATCACGACGGGACGGTCGGCGAACGTGAGCCCGGGGAGCGACACATCGCCGCCGCCATCGAGTCCGAGGACGAACACGCCCGCCTGCTTGAACGCCTTGAGCGTCTGAGTCAGGTTGGCCGCCATCGCGACCGGGGTGCGCGCCGCGGCACCGGCCGAGGTCTTCCACGCCGAGGCCGTCATGCCGACCGAGCGGCGCTGCGGGATGATGACGCCCTGGCCGCCGAACGCGGCGGTCGAGCGGATGATCGCGCCCAGGTTGCGCGGGTCGGTGATGCCGTCGAGCGCGACGAAGAGCGGGGTCTCGTTCTTGCGGATCGTGAGATCGAGCAGCTCCCCCGGGTGTGCGTACTCGTACGGCGGAACCTTGAGCGCCACGCCCTGGTGCACGGCGTCACGGCCCGCGAGCCGGTCCAGCTCGGGGCGCATGATCTCGAGCACCGGGATGGCGCGGCCGGTGGCGATCGAGAGGATCTCCTTCATCCGGTCGTCCATCTCCACGCGCGCGG contains these protein-coding regions:
- a CDS encoding amino acid ABC transporter permease, with product MARPNSAPEVGTAPRGAGRRRSTEPGLHPVTGAPAIRSTPVRHPWRAVAAVVILLAIVLFVIDAGRREAYDWPAFAEYLFDPRIVQAAGVTLLLTVLSMVIAVLLGVLLAVMRQSPNYIVRWASGIFIWIFRGTPVYVQLVFWGLLSTIYKTIEIGIPFQQPWLVFESIDLFDVFWIAVFGLALNEAAYMAEIVRAGLLSVDTGQKEASTALGLTRAQTMRKIVLPQAMRVIIPPTGNEVISMLKTTSLVTAVPFSLDLYTRSRDISAETLNPIPLLLVASVWYLAFTSIMMVGQLFLERRFARGFDQRGGGHVPEPMPDTEAVSATAPGGTAAIDTAPADPTHTEGAGR
- a CDS encoding amino acid ABC transporter ATP-binding protein, with the protein product MSGTATGALPMVRAEEVHKAYGDHHVLRGVSLDVHQGEVVCVIGPSGSGKSTFLRCINHLEGIDGGRILVDGSLIGYRQVGDRLHDLTPTQAAAQRRDIGMVFQRFNLFPHLSVLENITTAPIMVGGQKPAQAAARARELLDRVGLGAKANAYPGQLSGGQQQRVAIARALAMDPKLMLFDEPTSALDPELVGEVLDVMKGLAQSGMTMVVVTHEIGFAREVGDTLVFMDGGVVVESGDPRAMIADPRHQRTRTFLSHVL
- the rlmB gene encoding 23S rRNA (guanosine(2251)-2'-O)-methyltransferase RlmB → MKSSGGKPRGGAVRKGRKGAQVGSGGNGRRALEGKGPTPKAEDREYHVAHKNKVLRERAAAKQAGRGGRDAAPRGASGASRRAKSGDESEIVTGRNSVLEALRARIPATTLYIAARVEMDDRMKEILSIATGRAIPVLEIMRPELDRLAGRDAVHQGVALKVPPYEYAHPGELLDLTIRKNETPLFVALDGITDPRNLGAIIRSTAAFGGQGVIIPQRRSVGMTASAWKTSAGAAARTPVAMAANLTQTLKAFKQAGVFVLGLDGGGDVSLPGLTFADRPVVIVVGSEGKGLSRLVTETCDAVVSIPISAATESLNAGIAVSVTLYEIAKLRAESSGSTA